The proteins below are encoded in one region of Mycobacterium pseudokansasii:
- a CDS encoding WhiB family transcriptional regulator, with the protein MTATALYEVPLGVCTQDPDRWTTTPDNEAKAMCRACPRRWACARDAVESPGAEGLWAGVVIPESGRARAFALGQLRSLAERNGYPVRERVVA; encoded by the coding sequence CGCTGTACGAGGTCCCGCTGGGCGTCTGCACGCAGGACCCCGACCGCTGGACAACGACACCCGACAACGAGGCCAAGGCGATGTGCCGGGCCTGCCCGCGGCGCTGGGCGTGCGCTCGGGACGCCGTCGAATCCCCGGGCGCGGAAGGCCTTTGGGCCGGTGTGGTAATTCCTGAGTCAGGCCGGGCCCGGGCGTTCGCGCTGGGCCAACTGCGGTCGCTGGCTGAGCGCAACGGTTACCCCGTGCGCGAGCGGGTAGTCGCCTAA